ATCCGTCCGCGTGAACCGCCGCCATGGCCTTGATGCGCTCTTCGGGCAGCCAGCGGCTGTCCATGTAGTTCATGGTGAACCAGGTGCGGGTCTTCAGGCCTGCCGCATGGGCCAGTTCCGGGTTGACGCCGGTGACGCAGTTGACGCCGTTTTGCGCCCACATCTCCAGGCCCCCTGCATCCGCCGGAAGGCCCGAGATGAACAGTTCGCGCACCTGCCCGGGACGCCAGAAGGCGGATGGATCGTCCTGGGCAATCGCAGGTGTGAAGACGGTAGTGACTGCAAAGGCTGCGAGCGTTCGTGCAAGCCGGGTTTTCATGGGTGTCTCCCTGCAATCAATGGGGTTCCAGGCGCAACTGGCGATGGGCACACCGGCGAGAGAGCGGTGCTCATGGTGCCTGGAGTGTGACCGCATCCGGGAAGGTGACGGTGAGGTCCAGGTGCAGCCTGTCGTCGGCGAAAACGTCTCTGCCGGGGTCTTCCATGATCGCCGGGAAGCGGATTTCGAAGACCTGCTGCTCCCACTGGCGCAGGTCCTGGATGACCACATCCGCCGCGGCCCGGAACTGGATCGTCATCGCTTGTGGCGTGCCTTTGGCAACCTCGATCTTCGCTCCGTCCCCGCGCCAGAGCTGGAAGCCGCGTGTGCCCTGCTCCTCCGGCAGCGCGACGACCTCGGGGTCGTTGTCGGGCCGTGAGACCACGATCTCCTTCCCTGCGAACAGCGCTACCGGCAGAAGCACCGAGACCTGCACCCCACTGAGCTTCATGTCCGCGCCCATGGCGAGGTCGTAGGTCAAGTTCGCGCCTTGCGGCAGCGTGCGCACTGTCTCGACGAACTTGATGGCTGCACCCGCGGTGGTGTTGGGGATAGGCAAGCTCCCCGAGACTCGCTTCCCGGCGTTGCCCCGGAGGCTGCTTATCTGTCCCGTGGCGCTCTTCTGGGGCGCGTGCTGCCAGTTGGGACCATGAGCGTTGAGTTCTATGGCACCCGCGTCAACGCCGCCCCGGAAGATGGTGATCAGACCCGTGGGATCGAGCTTGAGTGTACATCCCTCTTGCGCGCAAGAGATGCTGGTGGACACGAGAAGCGTCAGGGCCACCAGGCCCGAGAGTATTGCGGACAAGCGGATGCGCTCCATTGGTCTGTCCTCCCGCAGTCACGTTATTTCAGCACGGCCCGGCAGGAATGCCCAGGCACGGAGCGAACTGGAACCAGTGACGACTTCTCGCACTGACGATTTCGTCGGTTCGCGGCTCAAACCCTTGTTGATGCTGGAACGTCTGCCATGCGGCGATGTTCTTACCACAATAAGCGGGCCATCCTGGAAATGCTAACTCATCCAATGAGACAGCCCATCCTGCCGGCCTCGATTCTTCTCGCACTCCTCATATCAGCCGCGGCTCTAGCGCAGGCAGTGGCTCCCTTCGAAAGTCAGGACTGGAGCGTGCCGGCCAGTGAACTCGATGGTCTGGTGCTTTCCGCGCTGCGCGAGAAGGCGATTGAGCCTGCATACCCGTGCTCCGATGAGGTTTTCCTGCGCCGGGCTTACCTGGATGTCATCGGCACCTTGCCCGAGCCTGAGCGGGTGCGCCGGTTCCTGCAGGACGCGTCTCCAGACAAGCGCGCCCGGCTCATTGATGAGCTATTTCAGCGCGAGGAGTTCGCCGACTACTGGTCTCTCAAGTGGGGCGATCTGCTGCGCATCAAGGCGGAGTTCCCGGTGAACCTGTGGCCCAATGCGGTGCAGGCTTACCACCACTGGGTGCGCGAGGCGATCCGCGAGAACCGCCCGTATGACCAGTTCGCGCGGGAGCTGTTGACGTCCAACGGCAGCAACTTCCGGGTGCCGCCGGTGAACTTCATGCGGGCCGTGCAGGGCAGGGAACCTTCGGCACTTGCGGAAGCCGTTGCCCTCACCTTCATGGGTACCCGCCTGGCGACCTGGGATGAAAAGCGGCGGGCGGACATGGCCGCATTCTTTTCGCGGGTCGCGTACAAGAAGACCGGTGAATGGAAGGAAGAGATCGTCACCGTCAGCCTGGATGCAAACACCCCACTGGACGTCGTGTTCCCGGACGGCACGAAAACCACCATCGCGCCGGGGGATGACCCCCGCATTGCCTTTGCAGACTGGCTGACTGCGCCGGACAACCCGTGGTTTGCACGGAATATCGTGAATCGTATCTGGTCATGGCTCATGGGCCGGGGGATTATCCACGAGCCGGACGATATTCGCCCAGACAACCCGCCGTCCAATCCAGAGCTTCTCGCGTACCTGGAGCGAGAGCTGGTCACGTCGGGCTTCGATCTGCAGCACATCTACCGGCTGATCCTGAACTCACGCACATATCAGCAGTCCTCGATCCCGCGCAGTGAGA
This genomic stretch from Armatimonadota bacterium harbors:
- a CDS encoding DUF1553 domain-containing protein, with translation MRQPILPASILLALLISAAALAQAVAPFESQDWSVPASELDGLVLSALREKAIEPAYPCSDEVFLRRAYLDVIGTLPEPERVRRFLQDASPDKRARLIDELFQREEFADYWSLKWGDLLRIKAEFPVNLWPNAVQAYHHWVREAIRENRPYDQFARELLTSNGSNFRVPPVNFMRAVQGREPSALAEAVALTFMGTRLATWDEKRRADMAAFFSRVAYKKTGEWKEEIVTVSLDANTPLDVVFPDGTKTTIAPGDDPRIAFADWLTAPDNPWFARNIVNRIWSWLMGRGIIHEPDDIRPDNPPSNPELLAYLERELVTSGFDLQHIYRLILNSRTYQQSSIPRSENPRAPALFAYYPVRRLGAEVLVDALNWIGGTGEGYVSPIPEPFTFVPESQRTIALSDGSITSPFLEMFGRPARDTGLESERNLQPSDAQMLYLLNSSDVQRCIARSPRLRAIAKDAEGNSAELIRETYLLLLSRYPTAGEQALAEEYWQSSPGTAATDLAWSLINSAEFLYRH